Below is a window of Candidatus Edwardsbacteria bacterium DNA.
AATCAGCTTTGTCTTTTTCATTGTTATTCCTTTCCTTTTATTTACTTTGGGCTTATTATTGTATATATGCTATAATAACTGTGATCATAAGTCAATACTTTATTTGAAGTTTAACGATTTTATCAAACCTTGCGGCTTTTCGGTTTTCCTTGACAAAGGCCGGCAGGCTATATTATCATATCAGTTTGCCAACCAACTTATCGGCACCCCCAATCAGGCTATTTTAGGAGCGTTTCAATGTCGCGCATCATCGCTTTGGTTAATCAGAAAGGCGGCGTGGGAAAGACCACCTCGTCCATCAACCTGGCGGCTTCGCTGGCCGTGCTGGAGAAGCCCACTTTATTGGTGGACATCGACCCCCAGGCCAACGCCACCAGCGGACTGGGCATAGACAAAAGTTCGGTGGAGACCGGCATCTACGATGTGTTGTTGAACGAAGTGCCTATCAACGACATAATAATCCAGACCCAGTTGGACAAACTGCATCTGGCGCCCTCCCAGATAGACCTGGCCGGGGCCGAGGTGGAGATGGTGGGAATAGAGGGCCGGGAGAATCTCTTGAAGCCCCATCTGGAGAGCCTGCGCGACAGGTATAAATATATCCTGATAGACTGCCCGCCGTCGCTGGGGCTGCTGACCGTCAACGCTTTGACCGCGGCCGACTCGGTGCTGATACCCATCCAGGCCGAATACTATGCCCTGGAAGGCCTGGGCCAGCTGCTTAACACCATAGACCTGGTGAAGAACGGCCTCAATCCGGAGCTGGACATTGAGGGCATCCTGCTGACCATGTACGACTCCCGCCTTAACCTGGCCCAGCAGGTGGCCGGGGAGATAAAAAAGCATTTCCCTGAAAAGGTTTATGAGAACTTCATCGCCCGCAGCGTCCGGATAGCCGAGGCCCCGTCCCACGGCAAGCCGATCATATTATATGACGTCAATTCCAGCGGCGCCCAGAGCTACCTGGCCCTGGCTAAAGAGGTGGCGGCCCGGAGAGGCGCGAAATAATCATTTTACAGAGGAAGCCCCGATGAATAAAAGACCCTTTTCCATCCTGCGGGTAGTGGCCGCCCTTACCGCCCTGGTCGTCGTCATCCCGGGCTGCGCCACATTGACCGAGATGGCCGGAGCGCTGTCCAACCTGCAGCGCTTAAAGTTCAAAGTGGCCGGGGTGGCCGGTTTTACCGTGGCAAACATCAGCCTCTCCGGAAAACAGCAGATAACCGACTTTGGCCTGATGGACGGAATAAATCTGCTGGCCAGCTATAACCGCAAAAAACTTCCGGCCGGGTTCACCCTCAACATCGAGGCGCTTAATCCCAACGACGGCACCGGCGGCTCGCCCCAGACCAGCTCCACCCTGACCAGCTTTGAGTGGCGGCTGTTGATAGACGACAAGCCCACCGTCTCCGGCAATATCCTGGAGCCGATAGAAATCCCCGGCACCGGCCAGTCGGCCGTCATTCCGCTGCAAATAAGCCTGGACCTGGTGGAATTCTTCGGAGAGAAGGGCTATAACGACCTGATGAACCTGGCTCTGGCGTTGGGCGGGGCCCAAAGCGACATCAGCCGGCTGGCCATAGATGCCCAGCCACGGGTCAGCACCCCGCTGGGGGAGATCACCTATCCCGGCCGGATCATCATAGTATCCAAAGAGTACCGATAAAGGAGCACCAGTGAACGTAAAGGGAACCGCCCTGGCGGTGCTGCCGATATTCATCGAAAGCAAATTCGGTCAGGAGGGGCTGAATAAGTGGCTGGAATCGCTGAACTCCGAGGCGGTAGCGCTGTACAAGGATTCCAATACCATCAAGGTAAACCAGTGGTATCCCTTAAAGGAAAGCTACTT
It encodes the following:
- a CDS encoding AAA family ATPase, with translation MSRIIALVNQKGGVGKTTSSINLAASLAVLEKPTLLVDIDPQANATSGLGIDKSSVETGIYDVLLNEVPINDIIIQTQLDKLHLAPSQIDLAGAEVEMVGIEGRENLLKPHLESLRDRYKYILIDCPPSLGLLTVNALTAADSVLIPIQAEYYALEGLGQLLNTIDLVKNGLNPELDIEGILLTMYDSRLNLAQQVAGEIKKHFPEKVYENFIARSVRIAEAPSHGKPIILYDVNSSGAQSYLALAKEVAARRGAK